In Nocardioides marinus, one DNA window encodes the following:
- the hutI gene encoding imidazolonepropionase, translating to MTSTLLTNIGELVTNDPDRAGPLGAVEDAALVVEGDRIAWVGHAADAPAADAAVDAGGRAVLPGFVDSHSHLVFAGDRAQEFAARMSGTPYAAGGIRTTVAATRAATDEQLLSHAARLVQEMLRQGTTTVEIKSGYGLSVRDEARSLAVARQLTEQTTFLGAHVVPPEYADDPAGYVALVTGPMLEACAPHARWIDVFCETGAFDADQARAVLDAGEAAGLRGRLHANQLGPGPGVRLACERGLLAVDHCTYLDDADVDALRDSGTIATLLPGVEFSTRQPYPDARRLLDAGVRVALASDCNPGSCFTSSIPFCLAMAVREMGMTPAEAVHAVTATAAAALDLDGADGVGRLVPGRRADLVLLDAPTHVHLAYRPGVPLVAGVWQGGRPVV from the coding sequence ATGACCTCGACGCTGCTGACCAACATCGGCGAGCTGGTCACCAACGACCCCGACCGCGCCGGCCCCCTCGGTGCCGTCGAGGACGCCGCCCTGGTGGTCGAGGGCGACCGCATCGCGTGGGTCGGGCACGCGGCCGACGCGCCGGCCGCGGACGCCGCCGTCGACGCGGGCGGCCGCGCGGTGCTGCCGGGCTTCGTGGACAGCCACAGCCACCTGGTCTTCGCCGGCGACCGGGCGCAGGAGTTCGCCGCACGCATGAGCGGGACGCCGTACGCCGCCGGGGGCATCCGCACCACCGTGGCCGCCACCCGGGCGGCGACCGACGAGCAGCTGCTCTCGCACGCGGCGCGTCTGGTGCAGGAGATGCTGCGCCAGGGCACGACCACCGTGGAGATCAAGTCCGGCTACGGGCTGTCGGTGCGCGACGAGGCGCGCAGCCTGGCGGTGGCGCGGCAGCTGACCGAGCAGACGACGTTCCTGGGTGCGCACGTCGTGCCGCCGGAGTACGCCGACGACCCGGCCGGCTACGTCGCGCTGGTGACCGGGCCGATGCTCGAGGCGTGCGCCCCGCACGCGCGGTGGATCGACGTCTTCTGCGAGACCGGTGCCTTCGACGCCGACCAGGCCCGCGCGGTGCTCGACGCCGGTGAGGCAGCCGGGTTGCGCGGGCGCCTGCACGCCAACCAGCTCGGTCCCGGCCCGGGTGTCCGGCTGGCCTGCGAGCGCGGCCTGCTCGCGGTGGACCACTGCACCTACCTCGACGACGCCGACGTCGACGCGCTGCGCGACTCCGGCACCATCGCGACGCTGCTGCCGGGCGTGGAGTTCTCCACCCGCCAGCCCTACCCCGACGCCCGTCGACTCCTCGACGCCGGCGTCCGCGTCGCGCTGGCGTCGGACTGCAACCCCGGGTCGTGCTTCACCAGCTCGATCCCCTTCTGCCTCGCGATGGCGGTGCGGGAGATGGGCATGACGCCCGCCGAGGCGGTCCACGCGGTCACCGCCACGGCCGCGGCGGCCCTCGACCTCGACGGCGCGGACGGCGTCGGCCGGCTCGTGCCCGGTCGCCGCGCCGACCTGGTCCTGCTCGACGCGCCCACCCACGTCCACCTGGCCTACCGGCCGGGCGTCCCGCTCGTCGCCGGCGTCTGGCAGGGCGGGCGCCCGGTGGTCTGA
- a CDS encoding formimidoylglutamate deiminase, which produces MSAYWLERAWVDGAVLDAVLVEVAGGRFTHVAPGVAAAEVPRATRLDGLTLPGLANAHSHAFHRALRGRTQRERGTFWTWREQMYDVAGRLTPDSYRELAAATFREMLAAGYTSVGEFHYLHHQPDGRPHDEPNAMRDALRDAAETAGIRLVLLDAAYLSSGFGAPPQGVQVRYSDGSAAAWAARAGSGPAAIHSVRAVPRDELHHFRGRHPLHVHLSEQVAENDACLAAYGLTPTGLLHAEGLLGPGTTVVHATHLTDEDVELLGSTRTNVCLTPTTERDLADGIGPARRLADAGCRISVGSDSHAVVDPLEELRGLEMHERLATQARGHFTATELLDIATAHDVLGLGDVGRIEVGARADLVTLDTTSPRTAGTGADEHTAVFAATAADVTHVVVDGRVVHRHGDEPAVGGALAGTIGRIWS; this is translated from the coding sequence GTGAGCGCCTACTGGCTCGAGCGCGCCTGGGTCGACGGGGCCGTCCTCGACGCCGTGCTGGTCGAGGTCGCGGGCGGTCGGTTCACCCACGTGGCACCGGGCGTGGCCGCGGCCGAGGTGCCGCGCGCGACCCGGCTCGACGGGCTGACGCTGCCGGGCCTGGCCAACGCGCACAGCCACGCCTTCCACCGCGCGCTGCGCGGGCGCACCCAGCGGGAGCGGGGGACGTTCTGGACCTGGCGCGAGCAGATGTACGACGTCGCCGGCCGCCTCACGCCCGACTCCTACCGCGAGCTGGCCGCGGCGACGTTCCGCGAGATGCTGGCGGCCGGCTACACGTCGGTGGGCGAGTTCCACTACCTGCACCACCAGCCCGACGGCCGCCCGCACGACGAGCCGAACGCCATGCGCGACGCCCTGCGCGACGCCGCCGAGACCGCCGGCATCCGGCTGGTGCTGCTCGACGCGGCCTACCTCTCCAGCGGGTTCGGTGCACCGCCGCAGGGCGTGCAGGTGCGCTACTCCGACGGCTCCGCCGCGGCCTGGGCTGCCCGGGCCGGGAGCGGCCCGGCGGCGATCCACTCCGTGCGGGCGGTGCCGCGCGACGAGCTGCACCACTTCCGCGGCCGGCACCCGCTGCACGTGCACCTCTCGGAGCAGGTCGCGGAGAACGACGCCTGCCTGGCGGCGTACGGGCTGACGCCGACGGGCCTGCTGCACGCCGAGGGGCTGCTGGGGCCGGGCACGACCGTCGTGCACGCCACCCACCTCACCGACGAGGACGTCGAGCTGCTGGGCAGCACCCGGACCAACGTCTGCCTCACCCCCACCACCGAGCGCGACCTCGCCGACGGAATCGGGCCGGCGCGGCGGCTGGCCGACGCCGGCTGCCGGATCTCGGTCGGCAGCGACAGCCACGCGGTGGTCGACCCGCTCGAGGAGCTGCGCGGGCTGGAGATGCACGAGCGGCTGGCCACGCAGGCCCGTGGGCACTTCACCGCGACCGAGCTGCTCGACATCGCGACCGCGCACGACGTGCTGGGCCTGGGCGACGTGGGGCGGATCGAGGTGGGCGCCCGGGCCGACCTGGTCACCCTCGACACGACCTCGCCGCGCACCGCCGGCACGGGCGCCGACGAGCACACCGCGGTCTTCGCGGCCACCGCCGCCGACGTCACGCACGTCGTGGTGGACGGCCGGGTGGTCCACCGCCACGGCGACGAGCCGGCCGTGGGTGGCGCGCTGGCCGGGACGATCGGGAGGATCTGGTCATGA
- a CDS encoding allantoate amidohydrolase: protein MPADFEAMWREIAPVGRNVATGGYLRQPWTSPEAELRAWFVEQCEARGLCVERDGLGNLVGWWDVDAEVEQGGAPATTGRRDHPTRRRSDAVLTGSHLDSVLEGGAYDGPLGVVSALAAIDRMREHAVVPRRPVGVGVFVEEEGSRFGLACLGSRLLTGATPWATARELRDRDGVFLADALEAQGLPGMAPDHVDLLAGVTTFVELHVEQGRALVDLGHAVGVASGIWPHGRYRFDIEGVADHAGTTRMEDRRDPMLTYAQTVLAANEAARLAGERATFGRVEVNPNGTNAVPSRVTGWLDARASSVASLEALVERVSARARERAEGDGTTLTVTAESVSGEVSFDPDLAASLAAGHAGGDWPVLPTQAGHDAGILSAAGIPTAMLFVRNPTGVSHSPDEHAEVPDCLAGVDALAETLTRLVS from the coding sequence ATGCCTGCTGACTTCGAGGCGATGTGGCGTGAGATCGCGCCGGTCGGGCGCAACGTCGCGACCGGCGGCTACCTGCGCCAGCCGTGGACCTCGCCGGAGGCCGAGCTGCGGGCGTGGTTCGTCGAGCAGTGCGAGGCCCGCGGGCTGTGCGTGGAGCGCGACGGCCTGGGCAACCTGGTGGGCTGGTGGGACGTCGACGCGGAGGTCGAGCAGGGAGGAGCGCCAGCGACGACCGGGCGTCGAGACCACCCGACCCGCCGGCGTAGCGACGCCGTCCTGACCGGCTCGCACCTCGACAGCGTCCTCGAGGGCGGTGCGTACGACGGACCTCTCGGTGTCGTCTCGGCGCTGGCGGCGATCGACCGGATGCGCGAGCACGCGGTCGTCCCGCGGCGACCCGTGGGGGTCGGGGTGTTCGTGGAGGAGGAGGGCTCGCGCTTCGGGCTGGCCTGCCTGGGGTCGCGGCTGCTGACCGGCGCGACGCCGTGGGCGACCGCGCGCGAGCTGCGCGACCGCGACGGGGTGTTCCTCGCCGACGCGTTGGAGGCGCAGGGGCTGCCGGGGATGGCTCCGGACCACGTCGACCTCCTGGCCGGGGTGACGACCTTCGTCGAGCTGCACGTCGAGCAGGGCCGGGCGCTGGTCGACCTCGGCCACGCGGTCGGGGTGGCGAGCGGCATCTGGCCGCACGGGCGCTACCGCTTCGACATCGAGGGCGTCGCCGACCACGCGGGCACGACCCGGATGGAGGACCGGCGCGACCCGATGCTGACCTACGCGCAGACCGTGCTGGCGGCGAACGAGGCGGCCCGGCTCGCAGGGGAGCGGGCGACCTTCGGGCGGGTCGAGGTCAACCCCAACGGCACCAACGCCGTCCCCTCTCGAGTGACCGGGTGGCTCGACGCCCGCGCGTCGTCGGTGGCCTCGCTGGAGGCGCTGGTCGAGCGGGTCTCCGCCCGGGCGCGGGAGCGCGCCGAGGGCGACGGCACCACGCTGACCGTGACCGCCGAGTCGGTCTCGGGCGAGGTCTCCTTCGACCCCGACCTGGCGGCGTCCCTGGCCGCCGGGCACGCGGGCGGCGACTGGCCGGTGCTGCCGACCCAGGCCGGCCACGACGCCGGCATCCTGTCCGCGGCCGGCATCCCCACGGCGATGCTCTTCGTCCGCAACCCGACCGGCGTCTCGCACTCACCCGACGAGCACGCCGAGGTGCCCGACTGCCTGGCGGGCGTGGACGCGCTGGCCGAGACGCTGACCCGGCTGGTCTCGTGA
- a CDS encoding nitroreductase family protein — MEFREVVRRRRMVRNYAETPVDPAVLQRVLDHATRAPSAGFSQGWAFVVLDTPEDVRRFWTTASDDVDDPDPWLAGMMRAPVVIVPCSNRSAYLDRYAAPDKAGTRRRNGSPAGDPWNVPYWHMDAAMASLLILQTAVDEGLGACFFGLPPHREIELREELWLPDDVDPIGAITLGHRAQDTGNRGSPRTRQRRPVEDVTHRGRWGGRWPSLEASVEG; from the coding sequence ATGGAGTTCCGCGAGGTCGTACGCCGGCGCCGGATGGTCCGCAACTACGCCGAGACCCCGGTCGACCCGGCCGTGCTGCAGCGGGTCCTCGACCACGCGACCCGCGCGCCGAGCGCCGGGTTCAGCCAGGGCTGGGCCTTCGTGGTGCTCGACACCCCCGAGGACGTGCGCCGCTTCTGGACGACCGCCTCTGACGACGTCGACGACCCGGACCCGTGGCTCGCGGGGATGATGCGGGCACCGGTCGTGATCGTGCCCTGCAGCAACCGCTCGGCGTACCTCGACCGCTACGCCGCCCCGGACAAGGCCGGCACCCGGCGCCGCAACGGCAGCCCGGCCGGCGACCCGTGGAACGTGCCGTACTGGCACATGGACGCCGCCATGGCCTCGCTGCTGATCCTGCAGACCGCGGTCGACGAGGGGCTGGGCGCCTGCTTCTTCGGGCTGCCGCCGCACCGGGAGATCGAGCTGCGCGAGGAGCTGTGGCTGCCCGACGACGTCGACCCGATCGGCGCCATCACCCTGGGCCACCGCGCGCAGGACACCGGCAACCGCGGCTCGCCGCGCACCCGGCAGCGCCGGCCCGTCGAGGACGTCACGCACCGCGGCCGCTGGGGCGGCAGGTGGCCGTCGCTCGAGGCGTCCGTGGAGGGCTGA
- a CDS encoding M20/M25/M40 family metallo-hydrolase, protein MTVREARRERAVEALQATVRIPTVSRRDGVDTEVFDALLAELEARFPLLHERLELTRVHTHGLLFRWAGASDAQPVVLMAHLDVVPIEDESRWTHPPFSGAVVDGVIWGRGTLDDKGCVVAICSAVEELLEDGHEPAQDVWLSFGCDEEVFGQAAPEAVAVLRGRGVEPWFVLDEGGAVAGGAFPGVSAPVAVVGVTEKGVTSLLLRAEGRGGHASTPARNGPTARIAKAITALESSPMSPALPAPTVELFRRLGPHLPLPLRPVVAAAARVPALLTRTLLAAGPETAAMVRTTFAVTTLEGSPALNVIAGSATAGVNIRVMVGDTVESVLEHVRRAVGRGVDIEVVEEGEASPLSPYSTAEHADLAFDLLEATIGEVFPDAVPSPYVMMAGTDSRHFTEICERVYRFAPFRMTKAQREAIHSHDEHLGVEDFLDGVAWYRLLIERLPA, encoded by the coding sequence GTGACCGTGAGGGAGGCTCGGCGCGAGCGCGCCGTGGAGGCGTTGCAGGCGACCGTGCGGATCCCGACGGTGAGCCGTCGCGACGGGGTGGACACCGAGGTGTTCGACGCGCTGCTGGCCGAGCTGGAGGCCCGCTTCCCGCTGCTGCACGAGCGGCTGGAGCTGACCCGGGTGCACACCCACGGTCTGCTGTTCCGCTGGGCCGGGGCGAGCGACGCGCAGCCGGTCGTGCTGATGGCCCACCTCGACGTGGTGCCGATCGAGGACGAGTCGCGCTGGACGCACCCGCCCTTCTCCGGCGCCGTCGTCGACGGCGTCATCTGGGGCCGCGGCACCCTCGACGACAAGGGCTGCGTCGTGGCGATCTGCTCCGCCGTCGAGGAGCTGCTCGAGGACGGCCACGAGCCCGCGCAGGACGTGTGGCTCTCCTTCGGCTGCGACGAGGAGGTCTTCGGCCAGGCGGCCCCCGAGGCGGTGGCGGTGCTGCGGGGGCGCGGCGTCGAGCCGTGGTTCGTGCTCGACGAGGGCGGCGCCGTGGCCGGGGGCGCGTTCCCCGGGGTGAGTGCCCCCGTCGCCGTCGTCGGCGTCACCGAGAAGGGCGTCACCTCCCTGCTGCTGCGCGCCGAGGGCCGCGGTGGCCACGCCTCCACGCCCGCCCGCAACGGCCCGACCGCCCGCATCGCCAAGGCGATCACCGCGTTGGAGTCCTCCCCGATGTCGCCGGCCCTGCCCGCGCCGACGGTCGAGCTGTTCCGGCGCCTCGGCCCGCACCTGCCGCTGCCGCTGCGCCCCGTGGTCGCCGCCGCCGCGCGCGTGCCCGCCCTGCTCACCCGCACCCTGCTCGCGGCCGGCCCCGAGACCGCGGCCATGGTCCGCACGACCTTCGCGGTCACCACGCTCGAGGGCTCCCCCGCGCTCAACGTCATCGCCGGGTCCGCCACCGCGGGCGTCAACATCCGCGTGATGGTCGGCGACACCGTGGAGTCGGTGCTCGAGCACGTGCGCCGCGCCGTGGGGCGTGGGGTCGACATCGAGGTCGTCGAGGAGGGCGAGGCGAGCCCGCTGTCGCCGTACTCCACCGCCGAGCACGCCGACCTCGCCTTCGACCTGCTCGAGGCCACCATCGGCGAGGTCTTCCCCGACGCCGTGCCCTCGCCCTACGTGATGATGGCCGGCACCGACTCGCGGCACTTCACCGAGATCTGCGAGCGGGTCTACCGCTTCGCCCCCTTCCGGATGACCAAGGCCCAGCGCGAGGCCATCCACTCCCACGACGAGCACCTCGGCGTGGAGGACTTCCTCGACGGCGTGGCCTGGTACCGGCTCCTGATCGAGAGGCTCCCCGCATGA
- a CDS encoding MFS transporter — MSTPTRTGVTPGQGLLAIVGLLVAVEVASGVLQGYYTPIFSDIADHLGIDDADVNWFEAAQLIVSALCVPPLARLGDLVGHKKVLVLSTAVTALASWGVAFAPSFGTFLVAWALQGAYVVWLPLEVAIIHRRTRDTGRQQLLTRRAAAVLVGALELSVIIGALTSGALVEATSMTTLLMLPAIVTTVVLVLIWFGVEDVPGEATGGYDWQGLGMITVVLGLVMGGLIAIRLQGPGAVLPWLLVLAGLVALVPFVRLERSLTDPMVDVRLLARPDQWPIQLTAFLFGMSVLGAQIPLSTFARTDPDLVGYGLGADASFVSTLVGVYVVFLAVGAFTLPLTARFLGPRGALVASSLLVALGYGLFLPFHDSTTQTLTNMAIAGLGSGALVAALPAAAAAAAPADRTGFATGMTNATKTVGGAIASSVFAITLASTGSLEGPAEGHAPLSGYLTVWAVCSVAAVVAAVCLLLAPRHPSAGGVTPSPEDVRPETLGA; from the coding sequence ATGAGCACCCCCACCCGCACCGGCGTCACCCCCGGGCAGGGCCTGCTCGCGATCGTCGGGCTGCTCGTGGCCGTCGAGGTCGCCAGCGGGGTGCTGCAGGGCTACTACACGCCGATCTTCAGCGACATCGCCGACCACCTCGGGATCGACGACGCCGACGTCAACTGGTTCGAGGCCGCGCAGCTGATCGTCTCCGCGCTGTGCGTGCCGCCGCTGGCGCGGCTGGGCGACCTGGTCGGTCACAAGAAGGTGCTGGTGCTCTCCACCGCGGTCACGGCGCTGGCGTCGTGGGGCGTGGCGTTCGCCCCGTCCTTCGGCACCTTCCTGGTCGCGTGGGCGCTCCAGGGCGCGTACGTCGTGTGGTTGCCGCTCGAGGTCGCGATCATCCACCGGCGTACCCGCGACACCGGCCGCCAGCAGCTGCTCACCCGCCGCGCCGCCGCCGTGCTGGTGGGGGCGCTCGAGCTGTCGGTGATCATCGGGGCGCTCACCTCCGGCGCGCTGGTCGAGGCCACCTCGATGACCACGCTGCTGATGCTGCCGGCGATCGTGACGACCGTCGTGCTGGTGCTGATCTGGTTCGGCGTCGAGGACGTGCCCGGCGAGGCGACCGGTGGCTACGACTGGCAGGGCCTCGGGATGATCACCGTCGTGCTCGGCCTCGTGATGGGCGGGCTGATCGCGATCCGCCTGCAGGGCCCCGGCGCGGTGCTGCCGTGGCTGCTGGTGCTGGCCGGGCTCGTCGCGCTGGTGCCCTTCGTGCGGCTGGAGCGCTCCCTGACCGACCCGATGGTCGACGTGCGGCTGCTCGCGCGGCCCGACCAGTGGCCGATCCAGCTGACGGCCTTCCTCTTCGGCATGTCGGTGCTCGGCGCACAGATCCCGCTGTCGACCTTCGCCCGCACCGACCCCGACCTCGTCGGCTACGGCCTCGGCGCGGACGCCTCCTTCGTCTCGACGCTGGTGGGCGTGTACGTCGTGTTCCTGGCGGTCGGCGCGTTCACCCTGCCGCTCACCGCCCGGTTCCTCGGGCCGCGCGGGGCGTTGGTGGCCTCGTCGCTGCTGGTGGCGCTGGGCTACGGGCTGTTCCTGCCCTTCCACGACTCGACCACCCAGACGCTGACGAACATGGCGATCGCGGGCCTGGGCTCCGGCGCCCTCGTGGCCGCGCTGCCCGCGGCGGCCGCGGCCGCCGCGCCCGCGGATCGCACGGGCTTCGCCACCGGCATGACGAACGCGACCAAGACCGTCGGCGGCGCCATCGCCTCCTCGGTCTTCGCGATCACCCTGGCCTCCACCGGGTCGCTCGAGGGGCCGGCCGAGGGGCACGCCCCGCTGTCGGGCTACCTCACCGTGTGGGCGGTCTGCTCCGTCGCCGCGGTCGTCGCCGCGGTGTGCCTGCTGCTCGCCCCGCGACACCCCTCCGCCGGCGGTGTCACCCCCTCCCCCGAGGACGTGCGGCCGGAGACCCTGGGGGCCTGA
- a CDS encoding DUF1992 domain-containing protein — MTEPEPRPSEVQRARDEQERRKRSQDSAAAARIAYQHQWVDQQIRIAMANGDFDDLPGAGKPIEGLGEQHDPDWWVKKLIEREQVTGVLPPSLQLRKDDALLDSRLDSFTVESDVRREVEDFNARVIRARYTPVDGPPLVTMPRDVEQTVAAWAARRAERAAAVRAANARSAANSAPRRRWWRRRRAGEV, encoded by the coding sequence ATGACCGAGCCCGAGCCGCGACCCAGCGAGGTCCAGCGCGCCCGCGACGAGCAGGAACGACGCAAGCGCAGCCAGGACTCCGCGGCGGCGGCCCGGATCGCCTACCAGCACCAGTGGGTCGACCAGCAGATCCGCATCGCCATGGCCAACGGCGACTTCGACGACCTGCCCGGTGCGGGCAAGCCCATCGAGGGGCTGGGCGAGCAGCACGACCCGGACTGGTGGGTGAAGAAGCTCATCGAGCGCGAGCAGGTCACCGGGGTGCTGCCCCCGAGCCTGCAGCTGCGCAAGGACGACGCGCTCCTGGACTCCCGACTGGACTCCTTCACGGTCGAGTCCGACGTACGCCGCGAGGTGGAGGACTTCAACGCCCGGGTCATCCGTGCCCGCTACACCCCCGTCGACGGCCCGCCCCTGGTCACGATGCCCCGCGACGTCGAGCAGACCGTGGCCGCGTGGGCCGCCCGTCGGGCCGAGCGGGCCGCCGCCGTACGCGCCGCGAACGCCCGCTCCGCCGCCAACTCCGCTCCCCGGCGTCGGTGGTGGCGCCGGCGGCGTGCCGGCGAGGTGTGA
- a CDS encoding HpcH/HpaI aldolase/citrate lyase family protein — protein sequence MPSSKSPKDFFRPLAVGAPTPPTEIPARPSRAIHFFDPSNEKMAAKIPQMVGSVDVLLGNLEDAVKADNKEAAREGLVTIASETDGLGGPDAKTQLWTRVNSLDSPWALDDLTRLVPAIGHKLDVIMVPKVQGAEDIHYVDRLLAQLEAKAGLDRPILVHAILETARGVANVEEICGASPRMQGLSLGPADLAADRRMKTTRVGGGHPGYLVRQDPVAEQPDAHRAIFQQDLWHYTIARMVDACATHGIYPYYGPFGDIADVVACEDQFRNAFLLGCVGTWSLHPKQIAIANKVFSPSVEDITHARRVVAAMGDGTGAVMLDGKMEDDASLKQCLVMVELAEQLAAIDPELKKQYDAISIDSEAN from the coding sequence ATGCCCAGCAGCAAGAGCCCCAAGGACTTCTTCCGCCCCCTCGCCGTGGGGGCGCCGACCCCGCCGACCGAGATCCCGGCGCGGCCGAGTCGCGCGATCCACTTCTTCGACCCCAGCAACGAGAAGATGGCGGCGAAGATCCCGCAGATGGTCGGCTCCGTCGACGTGCTGCTCGGCAACCTCGAGGACGCCGTCAAGGCCGACAACAAGGAGGCCGCGCGCGAGGGCCTGGTGACCATCGCCTCCGAGACCGACGGGCTCGGCGGCCCCGATGCGAAGACCCAGCTGTGGACCCGGGTCAACTCCCTCGACAGCCCCTGGGCCCTGGACGACCTGACCCGCCTGGTGCCGGCGATCGGCCACAAGCTCGACGTCATCATGGTGCCGAAGGTCCAGGGCGCCGAGGACATCCACTACGTCGACCGGCTGCTCGCCCAGCTCGAGGCCAAGGCCGGGCTCGACCGCCCGATCCTGGTCCACGCGATCCTGGAGACCGCCCGCGGCGTCGCCAACGTCGAGGAGATCTGCGGCGCCTCCCCGCGCATGCAGGGCCTCTCCCTCGGCCCGGCCGACCTCGCCGCCGACCGCCGGATGAAGACCACCCGCGTCGGCGGCGGCCACCCCGGCTACCTCGTGCGCCAGGACCCGGTCGCCGAGCAGCCCGACGCGCACCGCGCGATCTTCCAGCAGGACCTGTGGCACTACACGATCGCCCGCATGGTCGACGCCTGCGCGACCCACGGCATCTACCCCTACTACGGCCCCTTCGGCGACATCGCCGACGTGGTGGCCTGCGAGGACCAGTTCCGCAACGCCTTCCTGCTCGGCTGCGTCGGCACCTGGAGCCTGCACCCCAAGCAGATCGCGATCGCCAACAAGGTCTTCAGCCCCTCGGTGGAGGACATCACCCACGCCCGCCGCGTGGTCGCCGCGATGGGCGACGGCACCGGCGCGGTGATGCTCGACGGCAAGATGGAGGACGACGCCTCCCTCAAGCAGTGCCTGGTGATGGTGGAGCTGGCCGAGCAGCTTGCCGCGATCGACCCCGAGCTGAAGAAGCAGTACGACGCCATCTCGATCGACAGCGAGGCGAACTGA
- a CDS encoding HpcH/HpaI aldolase/citrate lyase family protein codes for MTTVLRSVLYMPGANDRALEKAKSIPCDGLILDLEDSVAPEAKPAAREAVCAAASSGEYGRRTVTIRVNSLGTEWHDADLAAAAKAGPDGIVVPKVNSAAEVLGLVEAMERAGAPEHTRLWAMVETPQAIFNAREIAAASDRLAVIVMGTNDLVKELYAEHVPGRAPLLTSLSMALLAARAAGVQILDGVYNDVKDAEGFLAECAQGRQMGFDGKTLIHPGQVEPANEQFAPSAEAVEDARGLIEAFESAGSGVATYKNKMIENLHVESARRTLTIHDAISALG; via the coding sequence ATGACCACCGTGCTCCGCTCGGTCCTCTACATGCCCGGCGCCAACGACCGGGCCCTGGAGAAGGCCAAGTCGATCCCGTGCGACGGCCTGATCCTCGACCTCGAGGACTCCGTCGCCCCCGAGGCCAAGCCCGCCGCCCGGGAGGCCGTGTGCGCGGCCGCGTCCAGTGGTGAGTACGGCCGGCGTACCGTCACCATCCGCGTCAACAGCCTCGGCACCGAGTGGCACGACGCCGACCTCGCCGCCGCGGCGAAGGCCGGCCCCGACGGCATCGTCGTCCCCAAGGTCAACAGCGCCGCCGAGGTCCTCGGCCTCGTCGAGGCGATGGAGCGGGCCGGGGCGCCCGAGCACACCAGGCTGTGGGCGATGGTGGAGACGCCACAGGCGATCTTCAACGCGCGCGAGATCGCGGCCGCCTCCGACCGGCTCGCGGTGATCGTGATGGGCACCAACGACCTGGTCAAGGAGCTGTACGCCGAGCACGTGCCCGGCCGCGCCCCGCTGCTGACCTCGCTGTCGATGGCGCTGCTCGCCGCCCGCGCCGCCGGCGTGCAGATCCTCGACGGGGTCTACAACGACGTGAAGGACGCCGAGGGCTTCCTCGCCGAGTGCGCGCAGGGCCGCCAGATGGGCTTCGACGGCAAGACCCTGATCCACCCCGGCCAGGTCGAGCCCGCCAACGAGCAGTTCGCCCCCTCCGCCGAGGCGGTCGAGGACGCCCGGGGGCTGATCGAGGCCTTCGAGAGCGCCGGCTCCGGTGTCGCGACGTACAAGAACAAGATGATCGAGAACCTCCACGTCGAGTCCGCCCGCCGGACCCTCACGATCCACGACGCGATCTCCGCGCTGGGCTGA
- a CDS encoding MmcQ/YjbR family DNA-binding protein translates to MAHPQMFDDDDPVLARLRSVALELPGADWKVSHGRPAFFTQKVFAYYGGSHKVDGSWVAHDCAVMVQPDPGDRPALMEDPRVWVPAYLGGAGWLGVDLDPDPAAVDWVEVGELLDASYRLTAPARLVRELEGRPAG, encoded by the coding sequence GTGGCCCACCCGCAGATGTTCGACGACGACGACCCAGTGCTCGCGCGGCTGCGCTCGGTGGCGCTGGAGCTGCCGGGGGCGGACTGGAAGGTCTCCCACGGGCGGCCCGCGTTCTTCACGCAGAAGGTCTTCGCCTACTACGGCGGCTCGCACAAGGTCGACGGCAGCTGGGTGGCGCACGACTGCGCGGTCATGGTCCAGCCCGACCCCGGTGACCGGCCCGCCCTGATGGAGGACCCGCGTGTGTGGGTGCCCGCCTACCTCGGCGGGGCCGGCTGGCTCGGCGTCGACCTCGACCCCGACCCGGCCGCGGTGGACTGGGTCGAGGTCGGCGAGCTGCTCGATGCGTCGTACCGGCTGACCGCGCCGGCGCGGTTGGTGCGGGAGCTGGAGGGGCGTCCGGCGGGGTAG
- the dtd gene encoding D-aminoacyl-tRNA deacylase, whose product MRAVVQRTLSASVTVGGEVVGATTEPGLLVYLGVTHDDGPADVTWTARKIWELRLLRDERSASDVGAPVLVVSQFTLYGDARKGRRPTWAAAAPGPVSEPLYDAVCAELERLGAPVQRGVFGADMQVASVNDGPITMVLESPRPS is encoded by the coding sequence ATGCGAGCAGTCGTGCAACGCACCCTGTCGGCCAGCGTGACCGTCGGCGGCGAGGTGGTCGGCGCCACCACCGAGCCCGGGCTGCTCGTCTACCTCGGCGTCACCCACGACGACGGCCCCGCCGACGTCACCTGGACCGCCCGCAAGATCTGGGAGCTGCGGCTGCTGCGCGACGAGCGCTCCGCCTCCGACGTGGGCGCACCCGTGCTGGTGGTCAGCCAGTTCACGCTCTACGGCGACGCCCGCAAGGGCCGCCGCCCCACGTGGGCCGCCGCCGCGCCCGGCCCCGTCTCCGAGCCCCTGTACGACGCCGTCTGCGCCGAGCTCGAGCGCCTGGGCGCCCCCGTGCAGCGCGGCGTCTTCGGCGCCGACATGCAGGTCGCCTCGGTCAACGACGGGCCGATCACGATGGTCCTGGAGAGCCCGCGACCTTCCTGA